The genomic segment TGTGCGTATACCACACCTAGTAAGTGTCTATGGTATCTTCGCAAAGGATAAATCTCCTGGTTTCGATCCAAATGTATCAAACTGCACGCCTGTTGGTGCTTCAGATACTCCTCCTGCCACTGGTCATAAGGCTGGAGGAGGGTGTTTGTGCGGGGTGCTTGGACGCAGCTGCCCATACCTGTCGATTTTGAAACCTTCGGACTTTACTGACCCTAGTAGCTTCCTTAAGGCCTACGGCGATCCGCTGTGCGAGGTTGTGGCTGACTGCTCAGAGCCTGGTGGTACTGGCGCTAATAGGCAGGAGGGTCCAGCCAGCCCGGAGGGTGACTGGACCGCCCCAATGGTTGGACGTGATGGCAACTGGCGCTGCCATGTCTGCTCTAATGTCAACTTTCCACGCCGCAccaaatgtaataaatgttCTGCCAGTCGCTCCACCGATGGAGATAGAATTGTCTTGCAATATGTTAATAGGGTCCACAGTGAACTTGTTAGGCGCGTTATAATGTCTAAACAAAGGTCTCGTGTCGTAAAGCGCGGAAGCACGCGCCAGCCTCCTCTCCAGTTGGGCCTTCCCAGCTAGTCCGGGCTGTACAGGTTGCTTCCAAGTGCCTACCCTTGCGTAGCACGGAATAATAGGCATACAACGTAACTCAATCGCCAGTAATTTTACAGCCATCCGCCATATGTGGCAATGAGTTTTTAGGACGCTGGGAGTACGCAAAGACGGCGACAGGCCgtatgtgtaaatttgtaaacaCCGTCAATAACAACGGCTTGCAGATATTGCCACATCTAGCACCACTAGTGCATTAGAATTAGCGCTACTAGCGCTAATTCCTAGCgattaaatttaaacacTTTATAAGTCACTAATAATGTGTGCAGTATCTAAATGTTATTCCTAAAGTAACACACTTAAGATTTTGGTAAGGGTGTTTAAATGGGGTGTGAGTGCAAATACTACTATGACTTATCTGCCAAACAGTGGTGGCAATTAGACGATAGCCTGCCTGATTGGACCCCCCTTTCCCGTGATAGGGTGATAGAGCTCCAGCTGGATAGTCGGTTGGGGGGCCTGGGGATTAAGCAGCTGCTGGGTAGCGAACCAGACTGCTCAGCCTCTACCCAGGCGGAGCCGAAGCCTGCGGGTGACCCTGGCGACGAGGCGCACTCTGAGCCTAGAGCTGGTTTTATCTCGCCAGGCCTTGGGGTTTCGGCTTCTCCTTCGAGCCTGGAGGATGCCAATTTACATGCTAAAGACGCTGCAGGTTTGGACTGCAGTAAGGAGGGCGAGGATGAAATGGGTAGGGGGCCCAGCTGCATCTTGCCAGGTACCGGCGATCCTGCCGGCAACGCGGTCGACGGAGCTAGAAGCGAGGGCAGAAGCCAAGGAAGGAAGCTGTCTTATGTTAGAGAGGCCGCAAGGAGGTTGACGTACAAGGAGCCTGGCGGTTTTTCTGGGTGTATTAAGGCGATTGCCGATACAAGGAACGCGATGCTAAAGGACGGTAGGCGTGACCTAATACAGTAGCCAATGTTGACTTTGAGGCGGAAGGTAATAAGGCTGCATTCAATTTCATGATAAAGAGGGCCAAGGAGTTGGCAAAGAGTACGTCTAAGGTGAATTGTGGGACTAGTACCGAGGCTAGTACTGGGGACTTAGACGGAGATTGTGATGAGAATAGAAATTTGCAGAAGAGATTGAGTAAGGAATTTAGGTCTTCGTGTTATTCAGATGGAGATTTTTCGTCGGGGGACTCGTCTGATTCGAGTTCAAGTGGTTCAGATTCTGGGAAAGTGGCGAATGTTTCAGCTCAAACTACATCATCTGTCACAGCATCTCTTGCCCAGTTGATGGCGATAAAGATGAAGCTTAAATCTAAAATAAAAAACCTGAATAAGTAGAGGTTTGTTCCTGCGGGGTAATTCTCATTACACATGTGTCATACTACCCCCCACAGGAGCTCCATGTGGTACTTTTCTGTACCTTGTATATTACTATAACCAAcaccaataattatttagttgtATTAAAGTCCCTGATTTCtatcataataattattgtttgatattgtatttttCTTCATTTTTTCTCACTGTCATTTTGTTTTGTTCCTATAATGGGCCGAAAGGAACTAGGTATTTCCTCCAAGGAGTATAACGATGCATTGGTCCTGGAAAGattgtttaatatcacTAACAAGGTTAAATGTTCAACTTGCATGCTTATGCGTCCCTCCGCTGTTGATTTTAATAGTTTTGAATTGCTATGCGACACCTGCTCATCAAGGTCTAAAACTGTCTCAAAAATTGGCTCTGATAGTATCTCTATGAGGACAGTACTTGAACTAGAACGCAAGTATAAGATCAATGACCATTCATCTACCAAGCACAGGCATAAAGATCGCGTGAATGGTGGTATCAATAATAAGAGCCCCAAGGGCAATGACAAGCATGACAAGCATGGCAAGCATGCTAAAAAATTCTCAGAAAATCGCAAAACTGGTAACTGTAGCTCTTCTATCTCCTCTATCTCACCAATTGAATCAGATGTGGAGGCGTTTGGCAAAGGCAGGGCAGGCTCCAACACCAACGCCAACTATCAGATGTACGATAACCCCGGAAATTTTCCTGGGATGGCTGGTCTAATGgccaataattataaacaatCTAACCCATTCAGATGCCCTGTTATTCCCTTTACTGCACAATCTCCTAATGAGACAATGAGTTGCAACGCCTTACCCAGTAGTAACGTGCACTATCTGGGATCGCCGCATCAGCTAAACCCTAACATTGGACATCAATCACAATATAAGAACTATTCGCAAATCCAGTATTTCAATAATCCGCAGCAAGCGTCTGTTAGGCTTGGTATCCCCAGGAACAGCgataacaatatatcaaaaaaccCATTTGCTCAAGATGTATATGATAACAGATCACATCCAAGACGGCAATTTTAATGAGTCTTGGCATGCACATAGCTAGAGGGCAAAGGACAAGATGTTTACATTTAACTGtagatttatttataaattttgtctATATAGTATTTGCATGTAAAGATATAGTAGCATTTGTGTCAGAAAAACGAGGGTTCAGTCATCATGAATTGAATTCGGTCATGTATGgaattaaattaaatataattaatatcatattGGCAAGTGAATATTCGTATATTTGTAGCATTACTAAGGCATATGTCACAACTATGGCTGGTTATATACACACATTCTCATAGACAACATACACCAGTGAATACCctacatttatattatttactaatttgATCTGTTACCAAACATAAGATGTGTAGTAAATATCACTGTAcgattataaaaattattaaatattaaaattggtAACTTGGGTAACACATTTCGCTGCAACTACCCAAGCAACCTGTTTATTGGTACATATGAATTCATAAACTATCACTATGACTTGTAATGAATTCGCTTTAGGGCAATTCCAGTGTCCTGAATCTTGTCCCATATGGGTTCCAAATCCAGTGTGGAAGTGTGTTGGCGCTTGCATCAGAACCGACGATGATTGTTACTTGTACAACCCTATGCTTCACTATGCCGACAGTAAATCCAATAGATGCCTGCCTTGTACCATCCCTGGCTGCATTTCCTGTCAAGTCTATACAGACTCTATCTTCAGTGCACCAAGTTGGGACCATGGCATATCATCTTTGGATACCCTATCTCATGATAAATTAAGCTATTACAAGAATAACTCATTAGTTGATATGCGCATGAATTGTTACAAATGTGCAAAAGGGTACATTCTTTCGGATGACAAAAGTaagtgtatatataaaccCTCTTTAATCTGGAATAAGACTAGAACCTTTTTCAAGTTTATAGCAATATTATGCTCAGTTTTGGCTCTCACGATTATATTACGATTGGTTAAACCAAACATCAAACTTCTAAGAGCAGCTATTCGTAACAGTGAAaagtttaaattttacagggataaaaatttgtatcCACTCAGTACCAATTTAAACAAGGATAATGTAGCCGGAATTGGCATTTTATACTACTTTAGGAGGTTACACTCATCCACCATAGTTATATTAGTTCTGGCCCTTTCATCATTGTGCCGCGAAGGACCATCATATTCAAAGTTCATAAGGTCAAACAATGTAACCTTGTCTTTGGACACAGATGgaaaacatattttttcGGGAGAATCACTTTTTGAGACCAAGGATACATGTCTAGATTTGTTAAATACTGATATCAAAGGACACAAAAATGTTAGCGATATTTCTTCAACGTACTACATGAACAGCTATTACTTCATCTCAATTGCATCCTACATAACTGTATTGTTTTTAACGATAATATTCGCATTCCCAGATGCCCAAGAGAAATTAGCCCATGTAACTGATTCTAGTTGTGTAGTAATTTTGGTGAGTGGTTTGAGCAAACATTTGGACACAGAGGGTAAAATAGAGGATCACTACGAAATGATGACTGGCATTAGGCCAGTTGCTGTCGTCTGTTATGACTACAAAGGCTATTACAATAGAGTGGTGGATTTGGTGATTGAGcagaataaatatttgcagGGATATTCAGACGAAGATTTATCTGGGAATGATACCATTTCCAGCTGCCAAACTGCTATTAATAATGTAAGTAGCTCTAATTATATAGAAAACAACCATTGTCAAATTGATGAATGGCGGATCTGGCGGCTCACTTGAGGAGtttgaaattatcaatGCTGTCAAACCTACGGGCAAAGcttatttacaatttcaaaaatcaaatagAAATGTTGAGAGACTTTTAAGTAAACACGAATGCATCAAGTTGTTGGATGACATAGATTGGGGCAGTTTTTCTGAGAATAATGTACCGTTTAGACCTATCCTCTTCATATTGTGTTGTATTGtaatcatttgtatttgGATATTTCTTTTCTATATTCCCTATGCATTTTACTCGCTCTCAGATCTTAATTTATGGGGGGGAAAAGGCGACAGATTCACAGCTACTTTATGTACTACTCTATTTGTCAGAATTGGCCAAATGTTGGTATCAAATTCCATTTGTTATCTTACTCGGTTTATAGGATTCGCCAGTAAATCAAAAAGTGATTCCTTCCAATTACTGACATTGTACAGTTTTCAGTTggttaatttgttattgaACTCATTGGTGActcatttaaataaatatggtggtcaaatgaaattattttcacttTTCAATTATCATAAAAAGAATGATGGTCTTCCACAATCATTACTTCTTGCTGAGGAGGTTTCTTTATCCAAATccatttcaatatatatattacccACTCTCGTAATTGTCCCTAATGTCATGGATCCCTTGTATACTTACTTAATCCCATTTTGTATCAGCTCAATATATATCCTCTGTTCTGACATGAAATTGAGCAAAGCTTGCAAACTTATTAAGCCTCCAAGTAAGTTTCTTTTATAATTCTGCCTAGATTCCAGCTTTAATAGCTATTACtaatgatatttaattgttaattcAGAAATAGAACTTGTTAATGCATACTCCACCCTATTGGTCAACCTAACTAGCGCCTTTTTCTTGCAGTTTTTGATCCATGATACTTGGGAATCATTCTTCTCTCTTATCGCATTGGCCCTTCTTTTCATCTGTCTCAGCTATATTAACACTTATTTGCTACTGAGGCACAGTGCCAAGGCATCTTATAATTCGCCAACGATCGACGACATggcattaaaaatatggGCATTTCCTACCGGTAAGCCACAAATTTATGGTGTTATTTTTGGGTATACAAACTAAACCCAAAATTCACATTCATATTTCAAACTCACCAAGGCATCTTGGCCGCTAGCCCCGGCTACTGGTTATGGAGGATGGGCCGTTCCCCTCTCATCATGATAATTTCATTCCTAGGCCACGTTAGCTTGTATATCTTATTCATAGTTTACATCAAGCCACACATAAACCTAAAGTTACCGCGGCAAATAGCAAGTTTTAACACGAGTACTGCCAGCACAGGTAAAGGGCCTCTCCCGTACAGTACAAGCCCTATGCACGTACTAAAGTCGTTTGCTAAGTTGAACTCGAATAGACTGCTGGGTTCATCCAGTGGCCAATTGGAATCGCAGCTTTTAGTCCTATCCAAACTGGACCTTACGACCCAATTACACTATTACCAAGGCGATGAGGACGGTCTGGAACATGGCAAAACCACTCCTTCTGATGGTGATGagtataaaattgtataatagatattttgtcaattgTTCAAGTGATGACCTATATAGTAGTTTATGTTTTTGTCAAGATTTAAATAGCccattatcaataaatggGTAGTTAGCTGTATTTTGTTCAGTTTTTCCTGAAAGTGCATTGCAAATAAAATGCTGCGACTTCTCGTCCAAATCTGATAACATTTTAACAGATTCAATTTGCTGGGTGTCAATTGTGGCATCTCCCTTGAGTAGACAATCCCACCAACTCTCTTCCGCCTTATCTACTGATATGACAATAACACATTTGTCCTGTATGAACcaattaaattcattgtCGTTTACAATATTACGACACCAAGTACCctcaattttgaattttggCGTTTTTACTAGCAATTTGGTTGGGCTTATTTTCACTGTTAcatcattttttgatacCAATTGTTTACAATCTATCTCAATTATAACGTCACTGATTGTTTGTGACCAGCAATAGTTATCGGTTATGCCGCCGTTGTGAGTATTAGTGTATTTTTTTGACACGCTGGTAGGAATTTGTGAATTAATAGTAAAACTAGCTGATTGAGATTTTGTATCGTTAGTTGTTTTATCTATCTTATTGAATTCTCTTGCACGCTCCTTTTTAACCGTGTCTAATTTAGCAGTGACATATTTATCACTTTCGttgataataatgttaGAAAGAGTTGTGTACTTATCCCTAAGCCTATTACATTTAAGCAAATAAGGCTGATTTTCCGACatgtatttaaatgtatactTATCAAACATTTTGGAGACCAATTTTCTAACATGACCGGGGGGAAACCCTTTACTGTTGATCTCTTTTATCGAAGCCATAAATGTAGAATCATAATCATTAGGTTCAATCATCGTGTGGTACACATCGGTATATCTTTGAAGAAATCCAAAAAAACGATCAAATATATGCTCTACATCAGAGCAGCCGTAAATGGCCATCTGGAATAATTTATCGCACTCCATGCCAAATTACTTGTCAGATTTCAGTTATAGTGTCATAAGATCCTTAGCTGATTCGATTGAATTGTCTACGCAACTGATTACTCTCTTGTTATATTCTAATATATCCGTATTATATAGTACCGCCGCCTCGTTATTCGCAGGGCTCCTAGTGTTTGGATCAGTTAACAATGACTAATTCACACAACAGTTACTTGAATAGAAATTAAAATTCCTGATATGTTAAAAACAGGGCTCCATTCgttttgcaaaatatctAGGCAAATAGAGCCGTCTAAATAAACTGTGTAAACGTGGACCTACTATTTGGGTGGAATATACTCgtaatgaatttgatttttggAGGTTTGTTAGGATATTCTTCATCAAAAATCATTTCTAGTCTAAATATTCCTGaataaaatgaattaaacCTCCATCCCACGGAGAATCCTGAGGACCGATTATAATTGCCTCCCACTTGAAAATATCGTCACCAATTGGAGAAGCACTAATGCCGTTAGGTGGGTCTTTTCGAATTGATTTAAAGTCACGAATTAAGCGCCTTGtctaaattacatttttcacACCGCTGAGAAGCCATCCATACCCCCCAGTATACATGTATACCACTATATCATGGCCTCACAGAACTGTGAGGACCATCCTCAT from the Babesia microti strain RI chromosome I, complete genome genome contains:
- a CDS encoding conserved Plasmodium protein, unknown function (overlaps_old_locusTagID:BBM_I02375;~overlaps_old_locusTagID:BBM_I02380), which translates into the protein MGCECKYYYDLSAKQWWQLDDSLPDWTPLSRDRVIELQLDSRLGGLGIKQLLGSEPDCSASTQAEPKPAGDPGDEAHSEPRAGFISPGLGVSASPSSLEDANLHAKDAAGLDCSKEGEDEMGRGPSCILPGTGDPAGNAVDGARSEGRSQGRKLSYVREAARRLTYKEPGGFSGCIKAIADTRNAMLKDVANVDFEAEGNKAAFNFMIKRAKELAKSTSKVNCGTSTEASTGDLDGDCDENRNLQKRLSKEFRSSCYSDGDFSSGDSSDSSSSGSDSGKVANVSAQTTSSVTASLAQLMAIKMKLKSKIKNLNK
- a CDS encoding conserved Plasmodium protein, unknown function (overlaps_old_locusTagID:BBM_I02385), giving the protein MGRKELGISSKEYNDALVLERLFNITNKVKCSTCMLMRPSAVDFNSFELLCDTCSSRSKTVSKIGSDSISMRTVLELERKYKINDHSSTKHRHKDRVNGGINNKSPKGNDKHDKHGKHAKKFSENRKTGNCSSSISSISPIESDVEAFGKGRAGSNTNANYQMYDNPGNFPGMAGLMANNYKQSNPFRCPVIPFTAQSPNETMSCNALPSSNVHYLGSPHQLNPNIGHQSQYKNYSQIQYFNNPQQASVRLGIPRNSDNNISKNPFAQDVYDNRSHPRRQF
- a CDS encoding probable protein, unknown function (overlaps_old_locusTagID:BBM_I02390) yields the protein MTCNEFALGQFQCPESCPIWVPNPVWKCVGACIRTDDDCYLYNPMLHYADSKSNRCLPCTIPGCISCQVYTDSIFSAPSWDHGISSLDTLSHDKLSYYKNNSLVDMRMNCYKCAKGYILSDDKSKCIYKPSLIWNKTRTFFKFIAILCSVLALTIILRLVKPNIKLLRAAIRNSEKFKFYRDKNLYPLSTNLNKDNVAGIGILYYFRRLHSSTIVILVLALSSLCREGPSYSKFIRSNNVTLSLDTDGKHIFSGESLFETKDTCLDLLNTDIKGHKNVSDISSTYYMNSYYFISIASYITVLFLTIIFAFPDAQEKLAHVTDSSCVVILVSGLSKHLDTEGKIEDHYEMMTGIRPVAVVCYDYKGYYNRVVDLVIEQNKYLQGYSDEDLSGNDTISSCQTAINNKTTIVKLMNGGSGGSLEEFEIINAVKPTGKAYLQFQKSNRNVERLLSKHECIKLLDDIDWGSFSENNVPFRPILFILCCIVIICIWIFLFYIPYAFYSLSDLNLWGGKGDRFTATLCTTLFVRIGQMLVSNSICYLTRFIGFASKSKSDSFQLLTLYSFQLVNLLLNSLVTHLNKYGGQMKLFSLFNYHKKNDGLPQSLLLAEEVSLSKSISIYILPTLVIVPNVMDPLYTYLIPFCISSIYILCSDMKLSKACKLIKPPKIELVNAYSTLLVNLTSAFFLQFLIHDTWESFFSLIALALLFICLSYINTYLLLRHSAKASYNSPTIDDMALKIWAFPTGILAASPGYWLWRMGRSPLIMIISFLGHVSLYILFIVYIKPHINLKLPRQIASFNTSTASTGKGPLPYSTSPMHVLKSFAKLNSNRLLGSSSGQLESQLLVLSKLDLTTQLHYYQGDEDGLEHGKTTPSDGDEYKIV
- a CDS encoding NudC domain-containing protein 3 (overlaps_old_locusTagID:BBM_I02395), with product MECDKLFQMAIYGCSDVEHIFDRFFGFLQRYTDVYHTMIEPNDYDSTFMASIKEINSKGFPPGHVRKLVSKMFDKYTFKYMSENQPYLLKCNRLRDKYTTLSNIIINESDKYVTAKLDTVKKERAREFNKIDKTTNDTKSQSASFTINSQIPTSVSKKYTNTHNGGITDNYCWSQTISDVIIEIDCKQLVSKNDVTVKISPTKLLVKTPKFKIEGTWCRNIVNDNEFNWFIQDKCVIVISVDKAEESWWDCLLKGDATIDTQQIESVKMLSDLDEKSQHFICNALSGKTEQNTANYPFIDNGLFKS
- a CDS encoding Ubiquitin-conjugating enzyme (overlaps_old_locusTagID:BBM_I02400); protein product: MDGFSATRRLIRDFKSIRKDPPNGISASPIGDDIFKWEAIIIGPQDSPWDGGIFRLEMIFDEEYPNKPPKIKFITSIFHPNIYLDGSICLDILQNEWSPVFNISGILISIQSLLTDPNTRSPANNEAAVLYNTDILEYNKRVISCVDNSIESAKDLMTL